One stretch of Burkholderia pyrrocinia DNA includes these proteins:
- a CDS encoding nicotinate phosphoribosyltransferase: MQNDPGGFAAVLANPILNTDSYKASHFLQYPPDASAMFSYVESRGGRYDRTLFFGLQMLLKEYLCKPVTHAMIDDARDFFTVHGVPFNEAGWRYIVERYDGYLPVKIRAVPEGSVVPVHNVLMTVECDDPQVFWLASYLETMLLRVWYPVTVATRSWHLRQTIRRFLERTDDDLAQLPFKLHDFGARGVSSAESAAIGGAAHLVNFMGSDTVLGVLAANRFYREPMAAYSVPAAEHSTITSWGREGEADAYRNMIRRFGLPGAIVSVVSDSYDLFAALDLWGGELRQAVIDSGATLVVRPDSGDPVKIVMQTVRALDASFGSTLNGKGRRVLNRVRVIQGDGVDELSIDAILSALDDAGYAAGNVVFGMGGALLQQVNRDTQRFAMKCSAIRRDGVWHDVRKDPVTDQGKRSKKGRLTLLRNRRTGEYRTTTLPVAWDDRALEGEWDEALETVFDTGRLLVDTTFAEVRARAHAGEV; encoded by the coding sequence ATGCAAAACGATCCCGGCGGCTTTGCCGCGGTTCTCGCCAATCCGATCCTCAACACGGATTCGTACAAGGCTTCCCACTTCCTGCAATATCCGCCCGACGCGTCGGCGATGTTCTCGTACGTCGAATCGCGCGGCGGCCGCTACGACCGCACGCTGTTCTTCGGCCTGCAGATGCTGCTGAAGGAATATCTGTGCAAGCCGGTCACGCACGCGATGATCGACGATGCGCGCGATTTCTTCACGGTGCACGGCGTGCCGTTCAACGAAGCAGGGTGGCGCTACATCGTCGAACGCTACGACGGCTATCTGCCCGTGAAGATCCGCGCGGTGCCGGAGGGTTCGGTCGTGCCGGTGCACAACGTGCTGATGACCGTCGAATGCGACGATCCGCAGGTGTTCTGGCTCGCGTCGTATCTCGAGACGATGCTGTTGCGCGTCTGGTATCCGGTGACGGTCGCGACGCGAAGCTGGCACCTGCGGCAGACGATCCGCCGTTTCCTCGAAAGGACCGACGACGATCTCGCGCAACTGCCGTTCAAGCTGCACGACTTCGGCGCGCGCGGCGTGTCGAGCGCAGAGTCGGCCGCGATCGGCGGTGCAGCGCACCTCGTGAACTTCATGGGCTCGGATACGGTGCTCGGCGTGCTGGCCGCGAACCGCTTCTATCGCGAGCCGATGGCGGCGTACTCGGTGCCGGCGGCCGAGCACAGCACGATCACGTCGTGGGGGAGGGAAGGCGAGGCCGATGCGTACCGGAACATGATCCGCCGCTTCGGGCTGCCTGGCGCGATCGTGTCGGTCGTGTCGGACTCCTACGATCTGTTCGCCGCGCTCGATCTGTGGGGCGGCGAACTGCGGCAGGCCGTGATCGATTCTGGCGCGACGCTCGTCGTGCGTCCCGATTCGGGCGACCCCGTGAAGATCGTGATGCAGACCGTGCGCGCGCTCGACGCGTCGTTCGGCTCGACCTTGAACGGCAAGGGGCGGCGCGTGCTGAACCGCGTGCGCGTGATCCAGGGCGATGGTGTCGACGAGTTGTCGATCGACGCGATTCTTTCCGCACTCGACGACGCGGGTTATGCGGCCGGCAATGTCGTGTTCGGCATGGGCGGCGCATTGCTGCAGCAGGTGAACCGCGATACGCAGCGCTTCGCGATGAAGTGCTCGGCGATCCGGCGCGATGGCGTGTGGCACGACGTCCGCAAGGATCCGGTCACCGATCAGGGTAAGCGCTCGAAGAAGGGGCGGCTCACGCTGCTGCGCAATCGCCGCACCGGAGAGTATCGGACGACGACACTGCCCGTTGCGTGGGACGATCGGGCGCTGGAAGGCGAATGGGACGAGGCGCTCGAAACGGTGTTCGATACGGGGCGGTTGCTGGTCGATACGACGTTTGCCGAGGTGCGGGCGAGGGCGCACGCGGGGGAGGTTTGA
- a CDS encoding SPFH domain-containing protein, whose protein sequence is MSLGSFIRKQFIDVLQWTEDTDGVLAWRYPMEDQEIQYGGKLTVRETQVAIFVNEGKIADVFQPGLYTLETNTLPVLTYLKNWDKFFQSPFKSDVYFFSTRLQLGRRWGTAQPVTIRDREFGFVQVRAFGIYSYRIVDAAAFHREVSGTRAQYTVDDLEQQLRNLVVTAMSTTFGSADVPFVDMAANQSLLSQRIAEALVPVFTRYGLALDAFAVESVSLPAELQKALDLRIGAGMAGDLARATQYQTAQAIPLAAQNPGGIAGIGAGLAAGAAIGQAMAGQIAGATQPAPAAPPAPVAAPVAAAQPAAPADGTDYVQRLEQLKALFDKGLVTEDEYSRAKAEILAKLTR, encoded by the coding sequence ATGAGTCTGGGTTCATTCATCCGCAAGCAGTTCATCGACGTCCTGCAATGGACGGAAGACACCGACGGCGTGCTGGCCTGGCGCTATCCGATGGAAGACCAGGAAATCCAGTACGGCGGCAAGCTGACCGTGCGCGAAACGCAGGTCGCGATCTTCGTGAACGAAGGCAAGATCGCCGACGTGTTCCAGCCGGGGCTGTACACGCTGGAAACGAACACGCTGCCGGTGCTCACGTACCTGAAGAACTGGGACAAATTCTTTCAGTCGCCTTTCAAGTCGGACGTCTATTTCTTCAGCACGCGGCTGCAGCTCGGCCGGCGCTGGGGCACCGCGCAGCCGGTGACGATTCGCGACCGCGAATTCGGCTTCGTGCAGGTGCGCGCATTCGGCATCTACTCGTACCGGATCGTCGACGCGGCCGCGTTCCACCGCGAGGTCAGCGGCACGCGCGCGCAGTACACGGTCGACGATCTCGAGCAGCAATTGCGCAACCTGGTCGTGACCGCGATGAGCACGACGTTCGGCTCGGCCGACGTGCCGTTCGTCGACATGGCCGCGAACCAGTCGCTGCTGTCGCAGCGCATCGCCGAGGCGCTGGTGCCGGTGTTTACGCGCTACGGCCTGGCGCTCGATGCATTCGCGGTCGAGAGCGTGTCGCTGCCGGCCGAGCTGCAGAAGGCGCTCGACCTGCGGATCGGCGCGGGGATGGCCGGCGATCTCGCGCGCGCCACGCAATACCAGACCGCGCAGGCGATTCCGCTGGCCGCGCAGAATCCGGGCGGCATCGCCGGTATCGGCGCGGGGCTCGCCGCGGGCGCGGCGATCGGGCAGGCGATGGCCGGCCAGATCGCGGGCGCCACGCAACCGGCGCCGGCCGCACCGCCTGCTCCCGTCGCAGCGCCGGTGGCTGCCGCTCAGCCGGCCGCGCCGGCCGACGGCACCGATTACGTGCAGCGGCTCGAACAGTTGAAGGCGCTGTTCGACAAGGGCCTCGTGACCGAAGACGAATATTCGCGCGCGAAGGCCGAGATCCTCGCGAAGCTCACGCGGTAA
- a CDS encoding DUF4261 domain-containing protein, protein MSLISRFFGRKEEPENPAALVAASDVEHPLSVTVVFDGPLQVDIASLTAALRAYHPSMKHARVETEPTLEQVFGLAGWGNHVVRLVGFDAPYPSDALEACVAPAHYGQDLKQQVRASRSHVILYYAGHEPDPLDQYVALAAVAGALAEQNGLAVLNEHAHTSLPAGVFDAKELGAESLEVLRGIPLNLFFCGFVKYEVEGVEGVWMRTYGADVFGLPDFAALTEGHHEGERYSGIFNNVMHYLLESGARMHAGETMQVGSETFMKLREPLEHEYYLQGPAQVLVAELISADQINR, encoded by the coding sequence ATGAGCCTGATATCCCGATTCTTTGGCCGCAAGGAAGAACCCGAAAACCCCGCCGCACTGGTCGCTGCGTCCGACGTCGAGCATCCGCTGAGCGTGACGGTCGTCTTCGACGGGCCGCTGCAAGTCGATATCGCTTCGCTGACGGCCGCGCTGCGTGCGTACCATCCGAGCATGAAGCACGCGCGTGTCGAAACCGAGCCCACGCTGGAGCAGGTATTCGGGCTCGCCGGCTGGGGCAACCACGTCGTCCGGCTGGTCGGCTTCGATGCGCCCTATCCGTCCGACGCGCTGGAAGCATGCGTCGCGCCCGCCCACTACGGGCAGGACCTGAAGCAGCAGGTGCGCGCGAGCCGCAGCCACGTGATCCTCTACTACGCCGGACATGAACCCGATCCGCTCGACCAGTATGTCGCGCTGGCGGCCGTCGCCGGCGCGCTGGCCGAACAGAACGGCCTCGCGGTGCTGAACGAACACGCACACACGTCGCTGCCGGCCGGTGTCTTCGATGCGAAGGAACTCGGCGCAGAAAGCCTCGAAGTGCTGCGCGGGATCCCGTTGAACCTGTTCTTCTGCGGCTTCGTGAAATACGAGGTCGAAGGCGTCGAAGGCGTGTGGATGCGCACCTATGGCGCCGACGTGTTCGGCCTGCCCGATTTTGCGGCGCTCACGGAAGGCCATCACGAAGGCGAACGCTATTCGGGCATCTTCAACAACGTGATGCACTACCTGCTGGAAAGCGGTGCGCGCATGCATGCGGGCGAAACGATGCAGGTCGGTTCGGAAACGTTCATGAAGCTGCGGGAACCGCTCGAACACGAGTATTACCTGCAGGGGCCAGCGCAGGTGCTGGTGGCCGAACTGATCTCGGCGGACCAGATCAATCGCTGA
- a CDS encoding bifunctional nicotinamide-nucleotide adenylyltransferase/Nudix hydroxylase, with product MSTQQNRRFDALVFIGRFQPPHRGHLNVLKSALSRAERVCVLIGSTDKPRTIKDPFSFDERRQMLASLFDASERDRVTIAPLQDSTYNDGDWVRWVQDAVASALGDVAQRKVGLIGHEKDATSYYLRMFPQWELVDVDATEDISATEIRDQYFAERTNSFVQWAVPEPVFGWLERFRTQPEFAQLKSEAEFIAAYRKAWAAAPYPVTFVTVDAVVVHSGHILLVRRRSEPGRGLWALPGGFVNQDERLDAACIRELREETGLKLPEPVLRGSIKDRQVFDHPTRSLRGRTITHACLFNFPTGELPRVKGSDDADKARWVPLNEFAQMRNVMFEDHFDIAYHFLGKL from the coding sequence ATGAGTACGCAACAGAACCGGCGCTTCGACGCGCTCGTTTTCATTGGTCGTTTCCAGCCTCCGCATCGTGGTCACCTGAACGTGCTGAAGTCGGCACTGAGCCGGGCCGAGCGCGTGTGCGTGCTGATCGGGTCGACCGACAAGCCCCGCACCATCAAGGATCCGTTCTCGTTCGACGAGCGCCGCCAGATGCTGGCTTCGCTGTTCGACGCGTCCGAGCGCGACCGCGTGACGATCGCGCCGTTGCAGGATTCGACGTACAACGACGGCGACTGGGTGCGCTGGGTGCAGGACGCCGTCGCGTCCGCGCTCGGCGACGTCGCGCAGCGCAAGGTCGGGCTGATCGGCCATGAGAAGGACGCCACGTCGTATTACCTGCGGATGTTCCCGCAATGGGAGCTCGTCGACGTCGATGCGACCGAAGACATTTCCGCCACCGAGATCCGCGACCAGTATTTCGCAGAACGCACCAACAGCTTCGTGCAGTGGGCCGTGCCGGAACCCGTGTTCGGCTGGCTCGAGCGTTTTCGCACGCAGCCGGAATTCGCGCAACTGAAGTCGGAAGCCGAATTCATCGCCGCGTATCGCAAGGCATGGGCGGCCGCGCCGTATCCCGTCACGTTCGTGACGGTCGACGCGGTGGTCGTGCACTCGGGTCATATCCTGCTCGTGCGCCGCCGCAGCGAACCGGGCCGCGGCCTGTGGGCACTGCCGGGCGGGTTCGTGAACCAGGACGAGCGGCTCGATGCGGCGTGCATTCGCGAGCTGCGCGAGGAAACCGGCCTGAAGCTGCCGGAGCCCGTGCTGCGCGGCTCGATCAAGGATCGCCAGGTGTTCGATCACCCGACCCGCTCGCTGCGCGGCCGCACGATCACGCACGCGTGCCTGTTCAATTTCCCGACCGGCGAGCTGCCGCGCGTGAAGGGCAGCGACGACGCCGACAAGGCGCGCTGGGTGCCGCTCAACGAATTCGCGCAGATGCGCAACGTGATGTTCGAGGATCACTTCGACATCGCGTATCACTTCCTGGGGAAGCTGTGA
- a CDS encoding NAD(P)-binding protein translates to MDRRTFLVASAAASLAACGRTGWIETTPRVGYPGMREGHALRDHAALPPPSGTIETDVAILGAGAAGLSCAWQLARAGHKRFAVLAGPEFGGNAAGGRFGDLGYPKGAHYLPLPSLESAHLRDMLADLGVIESAPLSARPMYDERALVHAPDERLFIAGQWQDGIVPTAGLGTDELAQQARFFAYTDGLRTARGADGRKVFCIPIAESSRDPRWRALDRRSFRQWLLDEGYTAKALHWYLNYCCRDDYGAGYEAVSAWAGLHYFSSRGGHAGDASDGAVLTWPDGLHTMVTKLADSITARTGSNAWSRDGFAVRATERAGGVDVLCARIGDDGALSTFTLKARRVVCAMPLFVAARVFPQLSAYGFEPARDLPPRAPWLVSNFLLDGMPAEEAGVPLAWDNVVYDGTGLGYVVSTHQLIRMSPPTRSVFSAYQALSTQAPDDTRRWLAQAKPDALREQAAIDLQAVYGRELWKHATALEITVRGHAMATPDVGFLSRPGLLALRDADGLVVFAHADLSGLSLFEEASYWGVLAARRVLA, encoded by the coding sequence ATGGACCGCCGCACGTTCCTGGTCGCGTCGGCGGCCGCGTCGCTCGCCGCATGCGGCCGCACCGGCTGGATCGAGACGACGCCGCGCGTCGGCTATCCCGGCATGCGCGAAGGCCATGCGCTGCGCGACCATGCTGCGCTGCCGCCGCCGTCCGGCACGATCGAAACCGACGTCGCGATCCTCGGCGCCGGCGCGGCCGGGCTGTCGTGCGCATGGCAGCTCGCACGCGCGGGCCACAAGCGCTTCGCGGTGCTCGCGGGCCCCGAATTCGGCGGCAATGCGGCCGGCGGCCGCTTCGGCGATCTCGGTTATCCGAAAGGCGCGCACTACCTGCCGCTGCCGTCGCTCGAATCTGCGCATCTGCGCGACATGCTCGCCGATCTCGGCGTGATCGAATCCGCACCGCTGTCCGCGCGCCCCATGTACGACGAGCGTGCGCTCGTGCACGCGCCCGACGAACGGCTTTTCATCGCCGGGCAGTGGCAGGACGGCATCGTGCCGACGGCCGGCCTCGGCACCGACGAACTCGCGCAGCAGGCGCGCTTCTTCGCGTACACGGACGGGCTGCGCACCGCGCGCGGTGCCGACGGCCGCAAGGTGTTCTGCATCCCGATCGCGGAATCGTCGCGCGACCCGCGCTGGCGCGCGCTCGATCGGCGCTCGTTCCGCCAGTGGCTGCTCGACGAGGGCTACACCGCGAAGGCGCTGCACTGGTACCTGAACTACTGCTGCCGCGACGACTACGGTGCAGGATACGAGGCCGTGTCCGCATGGGCGGGGCTGCACTACTTCTCGTCGCGCGGCGGCCACGCAGGCGACGCGAGCGACGGCGCGGTGCTGACCTGGCCCGACGGGCTGCACACGATGGTGACGAAGCTGGCCGATTCGATCACCGCACGCACCGGCTCGAATGCGTGGTCGCGGGACGGCTTCGCGGTGCGCGCGACCGAACGCGCGGGCGGCGTCGACGTGCTGTGCGCGCGCATCGGCGACGACGGCGCGCTGTCGACGTTCACGCTGAAGGCGCGGCGCGTCGTATGCGCGATGCCGCTGTTCGTCGCCGCGCGCGTGTTTCCGCAGCTTTCCGCGTACGGTTTCGAACCCGCGCGCGACCTGCCGCCGCGCGCGCCGTGGCTCGTGTCCAACTTCCTGCTCGACGGCATGCCTGCCGAGGAAGCCGGCGTGCCGCTCGCGTGGGACAACGTCGTCTACGACGGCACGGGGCTCGGTTATGTCGTGTCGACGCACCAATTGATCCGGATGTCGCCGCCGACGCGCTCGGTGTTCTCCGCATATCAGGCGTTGAGCACGCAAGCGCCGGACGATACGCGCCGCTGGCTCGCGCAGGCGAAGCCCGACGCGTTGCGCGAACAGGCGGCGATCGACCTGCAGGCTGTCTACGGGCGCGAGCTGTGGAAACACGCGACGGCGCTCGAGATCACCGTGCGCGGCCACGCGATGGCGACACCCGACGTCGGCTTCCTGAGCCGGCCGGGGCTGCTCGCGCTGCGCGACGCCGACGGCCTCGTCGTGTTCGCGCACGCTGACCTGTCCGGGCTATCGCTGTTCGAGGAAGCATCGTACTGGGGCGTGCTCGCGGCCCGGCGCGTGCTTGCCTGA
- a CDS encoding DUF4178 domain-containing protein, which yields MFSTSCPQCGAPVEFRSAAAVMAVCAFCRSTLLKRGTDVERIGELATVLDDASPIQIGTAGRYGKRTFTVLGRIQMTYDAGAWSEWYVVFDDGAFGWLSDASGQYAVTVREPDDASGGAWPAFGTLEPGMRIDHGGRAYLVSDVRTARCTGGDGELPFRVDAGWEARVVDLRTGNAFATYDYSDADSNGGSPAVYSGEALEFDALAFTGLRDTEADTREKRGAEMVPFACPSCGAPLSYAPNVADYVVCGSCHAGVQCTAEQQTVFAAQRKLESVKGALELGAIGTFDGVKYTVIGMMRCRVPGDDETWDEYLLLNPKRGFLWLVQSEGRWERVQVLDHWPTIGSESDVTDGGKTYRLREEYESEVVYVVGAFNWRVQVGDRTSIIDYGWQKDKLTRERSAAEIVWSRARPLSGSALAERFGTPALATAAAATGAAASTGLFGGKGPHSFAPLPWVFSALLVIFNMGSLFSFSSRSVYVLVGLMVLWLPEWLWKGFASDGGNS from the coding sequence ATGTTCAGTACTTCGTGCCCCCAGTGCGGCGCGCCGGTCGAGTTTCGCTCGGCGGCGGCGGTGATGGCCGTCTGCGCGTTCTGCCGCAGCACGCTGCTCAAGCGCGGCACCGACGTCGAGCGCATCGGCGAGCTTGCCACGGTGCTCGACGATGCGTCGCCGATCCAGATCGGCACGGCCGGCCGCTACGGCAAGCGCACGTTCACGGTGCTCGGGCGCATCCAGATGACCTACGACGCCGGCGCGTGGAGCGAATGGTATGTCGTGTTCGACGACGGCGCATTCGGCTGGTTGTCGGATGCATCGGGCCAGTACGCGGTCACGGTGCGCGAGCCCGACGATGCGTCCGGCGGCGCGTGGCCCGCATTCGGCACGCTCGAACCGGGCATGCGGATCGACCACGGCGGCCGCGCGTATCTCGTGTCCGACGTGCGCACCGCGCGCTGCACGGGCGGCGACGGCGAGCTGCCGTTCCGCGTCGATGCCGGCTGGGAGGCGCGCGTCGTCGATCTGCGGACTGGCAACGCGTTCGCGACCTACGATTATTCGGATGCCGATTCGAACGGCGGGAGCCCGGCCGTCTATTCGGGCGAGGCGCTGGAATTCGATGCGCTCGCGTTCACGGGGCTGCGCGATACGGAAGCCGATACGCGCGAGAAGCGCGGCGCGGAGATGGTGCCGTTCGCGTGCCCGAGCTGCGGCGCACCGCTGTCGTATGCGCCGAACGTGGCCGATTACGTGGTGTGCGGCAGTTGTCACGCGGGCGTGCAGTGCACGGCCGAGCAGCAGACCGTGTTCGCGGCGCAGCGCAAGCTCGAATCGGTGAAGGGCGCACTGGAGCTCGGCGCGATCGGCACGTTCGACGGCGTGAAGTACACGGTGATCGGCATGATGCGCTGCCGCGTGCCGGGCGACGACGAGACGTGGGACGAATACCTGCTGCTGAACCCGAAGCGCGGTTTCCTGTGGCTCGTGCAGAGCGAAGGGCGCTGGGAGCGCGTGCAGGTGCTCGATCATTGGCCGACGATCGGCAGCGAGTCCGACGTGACCGACGGCGGCAAGACCTACCGCCTGCGCGAGGAATATGAATCGGAGGTCGTCTACGTGGTCGGTGCGTTCAACTGGCGCGTGCAGGTAGGCGATCGCACGTCGATCATCGACTACGGCTGGCAGAAGGACAAGCTGACGCGCGAGCGCAGCGCTGCGGAGATCGTGTGGTCGCGTGCGCGGCCGCTGTCGGGCAGCGCGCTCGCCGAACGCTTCGGCACGCCGGCGCTCGCGACGGCCGCGGCCGCAACGGGCGCCGCCGCGTCGACGGGCCTGTTCGGCGGCAAAGGCCCGCACAGTTTCGCGCCGCTGCCGTGGGTGTTCAGCGCGCTGCTCGTGATCTTCAACATGGGCTCGCTGTTCTCGTTCAGCAGCCGCTCCGTCTACGTGCTGGTCGGCCTGATGGTGCTGTGGCTGCCTGAATGGCTGTGGAAGGGCTTTGCATCGGACGGGGGCAACTCGTGA
- the speD gene encoding adenosylmethionine decarboxylase, producing the protein MTARDGIAPPSATLGSHVLADLAGIDAALLRDAARLEAILTEAAQQAGARVIGAHFHHFGGEHGVTGVVLLAESHITIHTWPEHRFAAVDAFMCGAARAADAVDAIAAALGAQAQARQQVARGAAST; encoded by the coding sequence ATGACCGCACGCGACGGGATTGCACCGCCGAGCGCGACGCTCGGCTCGCATGTGCTGGCCGACCTGGCCGGTATCGATGCGGCGCTGCTGCGCGACGCCGCACGGCTCGAAGCGATCCTCACCGAAGCGGCGCAACAGGCAGGCGCGCGCGTGATCGGCGCGCACTTCCATCATTTCGGCGGCGAGCATGGCGTGACGGGCGTCGTGCTGCTCGCCGAATCGCACATCACGATCCATACGTGGCCCGAGCATCGCTTCGCGGCCGTCGATGCGTTCATGTGCGGCGCGGCGCGTGCGGCCGATGCGGTCGATGCGATCGCCGCCGCGCTCGGCGCGCAGGCGCAGGCCCGGCAGCAGGTGGCGCGCGGCGCTGCATCGACCTGA
- a CDS encoding DUF350 domain-containing protein, with product MNSAYLYAVHLLSAFVLLLVFAAVYLKVTPFDELALIRDGNAAATLSFGGALIGFCLTLASSIAHNSTLGAVVIWAVGAMIVQLITYAALTRLIPGMNHAIEDRNVAMGGLMGTASLVVGIINAACLT from the coding sequence ATGAATAGTGCCTATCTTTATGCGGTTCATTTACTGTCGGCGTTCGTGCTGCTTCTCGTGTTCGCGGCAGTGTACCTGAAGGTCACCCCGTTCGACGAACTGGCGCTGATCCGCGACGGCAACGCCGCCGCGACGCTGTCGTTCGGCGGCGCGCTGATCGGTTTCTGCCTGACGCTCGCGTCCAGCATCGCGCACAACTCGACGCTCGGCGCAGTCGTGATCTGGGCCGTCGGCGCGATGATCGTGCAACTGATCACCTATGCGGCGCTGACGCGCCTGATACCCGGCATGAATCATGCGATCGAGGATCGCAACGTCGCGATGGGCGGCCTGATGGGCACCGCGTCGCTCGTCGTCGGCATCATCAATGCCGCCTGCCTGACCTGA
- a CDS encoding type II toxin-antitoxin system RatA family toxin produces the protein MRISVSRTVGVDRRRLFTWSQDYARRLVWDSFLTDAYLLDETTADVGVDAFCRSQSGATMVSRYISYRPPQVAAVEMVDGPKVLERFSGSWNFTEHTPGSTEVKFTYNFRAQPSWLRWLLEPLIGAFYLVQTRRRLDSFKRWAEAEALPR, from the coding sequence ATGAGGATCTCAGTCAGCCGGACCGTCGGCGTCGATCGCAGACGCCTCTTCACGTGGTCGCAGGATTACGCGCGGCGGCTCGTGTGGGACAGCTTCCTCACCGACGCCTATCTGCTCGACGAAACGACGGCCGACGTCGGCGTCGACGCGTTCTGCCGCAGCCAGTCGGGCGCGACGATGGTGTCGCGCTACATCTCGTACCGCCCGCCGCAGGTCGCTGCCGTCGAAATGGTCGACGGGCCGAAGGTGCTCGAACGCTTCAGCGGCAGCTGGAACTTCACCGAACACACACCGGGTTCGACCGAAGTGAAGTTCACGTACAACTTCCGCGCTCAGCCGTCCTGGCTGCGCTGGCTGCTCGAACCGCTGATCGGCGCGTTCTATCTCGTGCAGACGCGCCGGCGTCTCGATTCGTTCAAGCGCTGGGCCGAAGCGGAAGCGCTGCCGCGCTGA
- a CDS encoding polyamine aminopropyltransferase encodes MLHKRALVLSILVLASCGLGYELISSALSSYLLGDSILQFSSVIGCYLFAMGIGSWLAKFVEDDDVLDRFVDIELLVGLLGGVSAALLFAVFAWLAAPFRAALYALVLALGLLIGMEIPLVMRAFQQRRQAFRHTVSEVLTFDYLGSLAVSLIFPLVLAPRLGLLRTSFLFGILNAFVALWTTHLFRDEIRNVRGKLMRAALVIGLLVAGFALSDRITHWAEHGVYGDETIYSETTPYQRIVLTQWHDDMRLYLNGNLQFSSRDEHRYHEALIHPTIDALPWAKRVLVLGGGDGLAVRELLKHRNLEQITLVDLDPAMTKLFSTSAPLVKLNQGALKDPRVQVINDDAVRWLESNADVYDAIVVDFPDPTNFGLGRLYSVPVFRLLARHLSENGYAVIQSTSPYFAPHAYWTIIATLHEAGLNTWPYHCYVPSFGDWGFVIAGKRRDFTVPAHYSVPTRWLDAQTAAEMFHFPADMAALPMSPNELNDQPLVRRFDDDWKHVLR; translated from the coding sequence ATGCTGCATAAGCGTGCGCTCGTCCTGTCGATCCTGGTGCTCGCGTCGTGCGGGCTCGGCTACGAACTGATCAGCAGCGCGCTGTCGAGCTACCTGCTCGGCGATTCGATCCTGCAGTTCTCGTCGGTGATCGGCTGCTACCTGTTCGCGATGGGGATCGGCTCGTGGCTCGCGAAGTTCGTCGAGGACGACGACGTGCTCGACCGCTTCGTCGACATCGAGCTGCTCGTCGGCCTGCTCGGCGGCGTGTCGGCCGCGCTGCTGTTCGCGGTGTTCGCGTGGCTCGCCGCGCCGTTCCGCGCGGCGCTCTATGCGCTGGTGCTCGCGCTCGGCCTGCTGATCGGGATGGAGATCCCGCTCGTGATGCGCGCATTCCAGCAGCGGCGCCAGGCGTTCCGCCATACCGTCAGCGAAGTGCTGACCTTCGACTATCTCGGCTCGCTCGCCGTGTCGCTGATCTTCCCGCTCGTGCTCGCGCCGCGTCTCGGCCTGCTGCGCACGAGCTTCCTGTTCGGGATCCTGAACGCATTCGTCGCGCTGTGGACGACGCACCTGTTCCGCGACGAGATCCGCAACGTGCGCGGCAAGCTGATGCGCGCGGCGCTCGTGATCGGGCTGCTCGTCGCCGGCTTCGCGCTGTCTGACCGCATCACGCACTGGGCCGAACACGGCGTGTACGGCGACGAGACGATCTATTCGGAAACGACGCCCTACCAGCGCATCGTGCTCACGCAATGGCACGACGACATGCGGCTGTACCTGAACGGCAACCTGCAGTTCTCGTCGCGCGACGAGCATCGTTATCACGAAGCGCTGATCCACCCAACGATCGACGCGCTGCCGTGGGCGAAGCGCGTGCTCGTGCTCGGCGGCGGCGACGGCCTCGCGGTGCGCGAACTGCTCAAGCACCGCAACCTCGAACAGATCACGCTCGTCGATCTCGATCCCGCGATGACGAAGCTGTTCTCGACGTCCGCGCCGCTCGTCAAGCTGAACCAGGGCGCGCTGAAGGATCCGCGCGTGCAGGTGATCAACGACGACGCAGTGCGCTGGCTCGAATCGAACGCCGACGTGTACGACGCGATCGTCGTCGACTTTCCCGATCCGACCAACTTCGGGCTCGGCCGCCTGTATTCGGTGCCGGTGTTCCGGCTGCTCGCGCGCCACCTGTCGGAAAACGGCTACGCGGTGATCCAGTCGACGTCGCCGTATTTCGCGCCGCACGCGTACTGGACCATCATCGCGACGCTGCACGAAGCCGGGCTCAACACGTGGCCGTACCACTGCTACGTGCCGTCGTTCGGCGACTGGGGTTTCGTGATCGCCGGCAAGCGCCGCGATTTCACGGTGCCGGCGCACTACTCGGTGCCGACGCGCTGGCTCGACGCGCAGACGGCCGCCGAGATGTTCCACTTCCCGGCCGACATGGCGGCGCTGCCGATGTCGCCGAACGAACTCAACGACCAGCCGCTCGTGCGCCGCTTCGACGACGACTGGAAGCACGTGCTGCGCTGA